The genomic DNA GATGTCAGAGTGAGTTTTTAATGTCTGAATCTGAATTAGGCTTAATCGCAATATAAGAGGCAGATTTTGTAACTAACTgcatttaataattaataataataataataataataataataataataataataataataataataataataataataataataataataataataataaatgtatttataaaacgctttcagtcaaagtgctgtacacagaaataaaaacagtaaaaagataaaaaacagtcaaaacagataaaaacaataaaaagaaaatgtttaaaaaagccATCAGTAAAACAAAGAATCTAAGATTCATATGTAAAAGTAAACGAGTGGGTCTTCAGCTTacttttaaatacattaatgGAAGATGCCTGCCTGATTTCAGCAGATAGACTGTTCCATAATGTTGGTGCCCGGAATGAAAAAGCCCGTTCCCAACAGTCTTTTTACGGACCTTTGGGATATTCAGAAGCCCAGTCCCCTGGGAACGAAGAACCCAAGTGGGGACAAACGGGTTCACCAGGCTGGATAGGTACAATGGGGCAATTCCATTTACAATTTTGTAGGTTAGTAGCAGCACCTTCAAGTCTGGTCTGACATGAACAGGTAGCCAGTGCAGAGAGGCCAGCACTGGAGGAATATGCTTGTATTTACTCGCTCTGGTCAGAACACAAACAAATTTCATATAGCAACCAAATATCCACCAAACAGAGCTGCTGTAGATTCACAGATTCTCATCCAGATCAAATTCTAGGAGCTTCAGGAAAAAGGCAACTATATTTCTCTCAGTGAGTCGGTGAAACAGTGAATGTAAAACTTTACTCAAATTAGGAAGACTGAAATAATTAGTAAATGTCAGTACAAGTAGAATATTTACAGACTCCTACAAATAATCACCTGACTTGGCCATATAGGGATTACATAAAGCAAAACTTATTGCTAGTATCACaatcaacaaaaatgaatagACAAAGCAAAGCAAGAAACAGGGATTCTTCAGGTGTCTGTTTTCTCAGAATGAACAACAGAACAACATTCTAGCTCAGTTCCTTTTGTCCGTCACGTGATAATGTTTTTCTCTGCACTCTTCTACTATAAAGGATAGAGTTATAGTAACTGTGTCCATTCTAACTTAgtctgtgtatctgtgtgtctcTTTCTAGAGCCCAGTTATGCTGATTATAACTTCCATTCGAGTTCACTTCCTTCTGAAATCACTCAGTGCTGAACCAGTGGCAGATTGAACCCTCTGATGACTattaaaaccactgcaacaTGGAAGAAGTGTTGGTGTGTTCTGGTGACTGATATTAAAGAATATGGTTTGACTCgagctgtgttttgttttttttgttttttttttgctgttgaatGTAACACAATCCTGACAAATTCAGTATTTAATGCATGTTTCTATCTGACTCAGTAAGAAAGTGTGACTCAGTACACTTTGTACTGAGTCAGATAAAAACATGTATTAAATATTGAATGTCAGAAGTAGATACAAGTGAAAAGTTCTTTGGAATTTTCCAAAGTCTCTGTTTTTGAAAGGCAATGAATTAATATGGTCCAAGCAGCACATTTACTGGTGCAAGCTGCTATTATATTGCAAAGCAAAGTTCCGTTAAGTCTTGTGAAGGGGGAATATAAGGATCATTAGCAGGGATGTGGTGGAGGGGAAACGCATACTGTCACATACATTTCATGTCGTTTTTTCCTGCCCCAAACATGGGATTCCACTTGTGCTCTGCTACAGAACAAAACCTCATCATTGGCCTCAAGAACTGCTTCATGGTTTCTCAGTTTGCAGCACATACTGTTACAGAAACATTTGCACTGGCAGGAGGAGCGAGAGGCTGGCTGACAACCCCAGGCAGCCACATACGCTTTAGATAATAAATCAATATGTAATCTGTGGCTGTATTGTACAGACAAACGCCCAGCGTGGCACATGAGACCACTGGTGGTTTTAGGAATGGCAACGTCAAAGCTTTTGGTCTGTAAAGGCCCATTATTGAGTACATGCAGACAGAATAAGGAATCCAGATCTTCACGGATTGTTGCTGACACTCATGAGCTGCATGTGATTTTgtgtaaaatgctgttttagcTTCAGTAGTTGGTTAACTTTGATTCTGTCATTTCTATGCCCTAAATGTGGCACTGAGCCTCAAGTCTGAGTATTGCACATACAACAAGGTTGGACTAACAGTGAAACAAAGGACATCTTGTAgccaatgtttaaaaaatatttgcatatcCATAACTTATGACTTTTGTAAATGAATAAGGTCATGTACATTGAATTGTAAGACTTTGGAAACAGGTAATctaagtttttaatggaaacacATCTCACCCAACATGCAAGTGTGGGATCTTAAAGTATCCAGGTGGTAGCAGCTACAGCACATATGAGGGTACTTTAAAAAGTTATTGCTCTCATTAGAAAACATCGCAAGACAATGGTTGTCTCTGAGTTATTTTTCAACGCAGTTTCCTCTAAATTCTATGCACTTGGTCCACCTATATTCAAGCTTCGCTATCCCATCGTGGAAGAAGttcacatcttgagcctccaaATACTCCTCAATGGCGTGAATGACctcatcatcactctgaaaatggcgACCGCTCAGGTGAGCTCTCAGTTTGTGAAATAGATAGAAGTCAGACGGTGTCAGGTCAGGTGAGTAAGGTGCGTGAGGCAACAGTTCGAAAcgacatttggctgcttctgccacctgtGCTGTACGGATGGGTGTAAAATCCTGAAGCAACAGCACTCCAGCTTGAagctttcctcttcttttttctttgattacttCTTTCAGCTTTTGCAGCTGTGATGGGTAATAGCCCCCATCAGTGGTTTGACCCTCCGGTAAGAAGTCAATCATTAACAATCCCTCACTGTCCCAAAACATGGAAGCCATCACTTTGCCCACAGACGCTTCTTGCTTGAACTTTTTGGGAGCTGGACCACCGGTGTGTCTCCGTCTGTGGTTCTTTGACTCAACATGAAAGTGGTGGATCCATGTCTCACAGTGGGTCACAAATCTGCTGAGGAATTTGGCTGGATCCGCCTGAAAACGAGCCAACAGTGTCCGCGAAATGTCCATCCTAGTGGACCTCTGATCTGGTGTCAACATCCGGGGAACCGACCGTGCAGACAGTTTGCTCATCCCCAAGATGTCAGTCAGAACAGCGTGAACCGAGCCCACACTGATGTCCACGGTTTCTGCTATGTGTTGGACAGTCACACGTCTGTCATTCATGACCATCAGCTGAATGGCCTCCACCTGAACCTCGCCGATTTTGGACGTCCCGACCGCGGGTCATCTCTGGTGCTCTCTCTGCCCTGCTTAAAGTCAGCAACCCACTTCTTCACGGTGGAATAACAGGGAGAGTTTTCACCGAGTGTGCTAACCATGTTTTTGTGGATTTCTTTGGCTGTCATTCCCTTTTTATGCAGATCTTTGATCACGGCTCTCGCTTCTTTCTTGTCCATGGTTAGTTAGGGTTTCACCCCTCTTACCTACTGATTCGTCTACATCTTTTTCTTATTCGTCAGCTTCCTTTTGCTTCTACTTCTGATTTGGCAGTTGGGAAACAGTGAATTAGTGCAATATCATCACCAGCTGGTCTGGAGTGTGGAGGATTGaccaaagtaaaataaaataaaatagatttatttaacGCAAACAGCCAGTGatgaccaaagtgctgtacaagTTAACAGTCaggcagcaacaaaaataaGTGCATACAGAAATCAATTTATAGAAGAAAATCAATttgcatataataataataaaatattacattttaagataagattaacaaaatgagaaaaaaaaattagaccatTAAGAGCTACCAAAAGCCAAAGAAAGCATGTAGGTTATGCACAAAGTagagcagagacagagaagTTCATAAATGTACCCAGGTGGCAACCCATGTATGGCTTTAAAAACGAATTAAAGAACCTCAAAGTCATAAGATCTTCAATATCGAATCTTGATTAACTTGTGTAATCAAGGGGATAATTGTATAACTTGTAAATGTTCTCCTCTCCGTTAACTTGGTTTGCCTAAGGTACTGGAAAATAATTTGATAACACACACTTCTGGAATTCAGATGATGTCaaattttacttttcttttcctGAGTTTTGGGTCCGTTGTCTTCGTCTGTCTCATAATTATGACAATGTACCATAACGTGCTCTAAAGTCTCCTCCTCCCCCACAGTAGTCACATTTGCCAGTGTTGTTTTCCTATTTTGAACAGAAATCTGACTCTTGATTATTGTTTCCTCTCCAATTGTTATCGTTCCCACTTTCCTTTGCACTCTGCATAGTATtatcttccttttctctcttcctcccatTGTATTTGTCACCTTTCCTTCAGTCTTGGCTTGATGATGTGTTTAATTTCTGTATTGCTGATGTTAATTTCCAAATTAATTAGAGTATTTTTATGGCCTTCTTTGCTGTCTTGTCTGCCATTTCATTTGCTTTTTACTCTGGTATGTACTGGTGTCCATAAAAATGTAACTTGTTTTCCCATCATTTGGAGTCTGTATAGTCATTGCTGTATTTCTATTAGGATATCTGCTCTGCTGTCTGAATTATTGTTATGTACACTGATAAGTGATGCTGAGCAGGTGATTGTGGTCTTGTGTTATTGCACCACTGTTGTGCCAAAAGGGGATTGTCTGCCCACAACTGACTGCAGTCCACAAACGCAATTAGAATTATCCTCATGTCTCTGCATAATTTTACCTCCTCTGTGTGCTACACAAACCAATTCAGTCCTTTTCAACCAGTTGAAATAGCTTTAAAGGACCAATTCAAGTCTTATAATGCAATTCCCACTTGCCAGAAGTCACCCCAGCACCTACGTTGTGGCTGAGATgttattaatgcatcaaaatgacttgatttaaTTCATGAGACTCAGAAGGCTCCAACCTAAACATGAGAAACAACATTGTGATATTGTATACAATCTAGGTAAGCAACTcatgattattttctttgtcaactgatctgttgattattttctggattaactGATGAATTTAGTTTGTAAAATCTTAGAATAGTGAAAAGTATCAGAGTTTCTCAAAGATGACATCCTTGAATGTGTCGGTTTGtccaaagaaattcagtttaGTGTCATGGAGAATTATTGAAactacccatccatccattatctatacattgctttatcctcattagagttgtaggctggagcctatcccatcTGACTTAGTGCAaggacaggggacaccctggacaggtcaccagtctttcacagggctacacagagagacaaacaagcacactcacactcacacctacagaaaATTttgaatcaccaattaacctcagcatgtttttgaactgtgggaggaagccagagaactcGGTGAAAACCCATGCACgcactgggagaacatgcaaactacacacagaaagatcctagTTCCTACTTTTAGTTTCAATAGGATTCCTAGACTCTAACACTATTCATATGTAATAAGATGGAATCtgggaattattattattttacttttttattcttttttttaacgacttcttttttaaaaatcattcaaactagttaatcaattatcaaaatcgTTGGTGAATCATTTAATAGTtcacaactaatcaattaatcactGAAGGTCACACATGATCTTCAACTGAAGTGTGATTATCCTGTTAACTCCAACATTTCTTTGGCCATTTTTGAGGCCAAGAACTTTTGAAAATACctgagaaatgtttttgttagcTTTTGATAGTTTTTATAATCCTGATTTTTAGTATTTAACTTACTTTATTCTACACTTTAATCTTGTAGCTTGTTTTccaattttgtcttgttttattacTTTATAAAATGTTATTCTCTTTCACAAATTGATTGGTTTTTGCACTTATTTTGTTGCTGCGTGACTGTTAACAGTACAACACTTTGGCCAACACTGGTAGTTTATAAAACTACCATATAAATAGAACTGATTTGATTCGGTACGTTTTTATTTTTGACGCTCTTACATCCGCGATGCAGCAACAGGCGGTCTCGTGGTTCCGGTTTTGTCTATTCTCGCGAGATCCACGGATTCCACTTTCTTCTCGTCCATCATGGCAGCGCTGTATGAGGGATACACGTTGTGCGGGCTCGTTCCAGATCAAAATCTGTCAAGTTCAGGCATTCAGGGGATCGAAGAGGAGCGAGACAGCGACCATGTCGTCGTCACCGACTCGACCAGATCTGTGACTCTGTACAAGGTAACGTTTAACTTTGCTTTTCAGGAGCACCTCAGCTGACCAGTGCAGCCTGTAGTAACTCGTGTTAGCATCCTCGGCTCgtagcagcagcagtgtcaGAACCACAACGCTAcacaaagtaagaaaaaaaaaaacataatacagCTGTGATAGACCTTGACTCATATCCGAGTTTGTCGACAGTTAAGGTCAAAGTATAATAAAGTTTATGTCTTTCTAATCTACAGAGAGAAGCAATATTAGCTAAACTTAGCTATGCTCACCAGAAGTCGCGCATCTGATAAACATTGATTTTTAACTGGCAGGTTTAGTGTTTATGTAGCTGTATTCGCTGTTTACACTGGATTATCATTATCAACACCCTGAAACTTTGGTTTTCCTGAGACCTCAGATGACGGCTGtcagcagtttctcatttagCACTGTgatgttctgcagcagctgcatatGTAAGTAAATGGAAACAAGATTAATTATTCCTAACTGTTTTGTGTTGACAGGTGTCAGACCAGAAGCTGCTGGGCAGCTGGACAGTGAAACAAGGACAAACACTGACCTGTTCTGCAGTCTTCAACTCACAAACCAAGGAATATGTGGTCGTCTCAGACAACAAGGTAAtcttttatgccatttttgtacTGGCAATGTGAAGACTGCTACATCATCATTCTGGTTCTTGCTTTGTTTGCTGTAGCAGCGTCTTTATGAAACCATAGTGCACCAGAACTGAACCACAGTCAGTTTGCacccaaaataaacaaaatctaCAGAGAggtcattattttctttgtccatgtaaCTATCAAACATAAAACTGCCATAAGCTACAAGCACTATGTTTATTGAAATAGTGATGACTGGAATGGTGCTATTCAGTAAATGTGCcgtttgtgttttgtgagtttactactttttttttcctgtccaCCTGTTTACCAGGCTTGTGTTGTCTGTTTCGCTGTCCATATAGTTTCAGATCCATATCTCTACATGAATGTACTTCGTAATGGAAGTACTTTATGAATTTGGACCACTGTAATTTATAGTATGTCGTCCTTGAACTGTGCTTTATTAATTTACCCCCAACATGTATTCATAGATCTAACCTTTCTAAAAGTTCTGTCACATTattatgttgctgtttttgttgttgtttttaaggtAATCAGAATTTGGAAGGAAGAAGACATACTACTAGACAAAGCCTTCAAAGCAACTGTAAGTCTGGACTAAGTTATTCATTTCCTCTCTCTCCATTGCACTTAACCTAGGCTGTAGAAACTTTAAACAAGatgtttcctctttgttttcacTGCTGACATGGTgaattgtgatcattttgtttattatgaTTGTTTAACATATTCGATTTTAATGCTCCTTCTCTTTTAGCATGCCACTTACTCGTGAAATTCTCCACAGTTATGAGAGCGACCAactgaaaatgtcataataaATGCCTTAATGATTGTTGACAGAACTGAGGATGTTCTCACTTATGCCTTCTGTGTTGCTGTCTGTCCAGGTGTCATCAGATATCTGGATGGTCCACTGTGTACGTGGAGGGGAGTCCTGTGGTCTTGTTTAAGCGAGGAGCTGTGAGATTGCTGGACTCTCTGCTGGCTGCTCCCCAGCAGCCCATAGAGGAAGTCCTGAATCAAGAGGAGACCATCAGGTTTGTTACGTGCAAACATTGAAACAACCACATTTTAAATACTGTGCTGCAGTCTTATGCATTTTCTCTTgatgtgtatttttcattttgtctttaggTGGAGCACCACTATAGTAGCAGAAACACAGCAGTTCGTCATCTTCACAACTGAACAGGTAACTTAATTTTGTCTGTTTGGCTTTTTACCTTAAGATCTCAAGTCTGGTGGTTCTGAATTAATTACTGTGAAGTATTTATTGCCCTTGTATCAAAGTACTAGTGAAAACAGCAgttgattttccatgttttctgtgtggacATTTGCATCTGCTCTACATATTGATGTTTCTGAATGCCAGTTTTGTCTTGAATGGCTGTCAATGTCCTCCCACAGAAAGGAGATCATTTCCTGTACCTGCAGAGGTTGAACCCAAACACTCTACAGAGGTACCGGCTGGAGCGAGAGGAGCCTGGTGTGTCCTCACTGAGCTTCTCTGCCTCCTACAGGGATAAACACATCCACCTACTTTATCTCTGTAAGTAGGAATTTCCTGTGAAAATAATTAGTTCCAGTGTTTGACAGCTTAAGCTGCTTTTATAGAATGAAACAGAGTTTCAGCGCATTACATGACACAaatttgacaacaaaaaaacatttaattgctgACATTGCTAAACAATGGAAGCAACTTAATTACTTGTAAGTACAGTATGAGGTTTGTAAAGAATGACATACGCTAATGGTCATTAGTTATGTTTTCCACACTGCAGAGTGGAGTGATAATGATTAGGTATGTTATTGTATGCATTATGAGCTGATTCAAGAAGTAACATGTAAAGTATTACAGCATTAATTCAGTCATCTCTTCAGTAGTTTAGGCATCAACTTACACTTACTCACAGTCAGCATCACTATTGTCCATTAGCTTCTAACATCAAAAAGATGTTACATGCAAGATAAGTAGGGTTAGTTATCTGTTCTCATTTCCCTGAATAATCCTTTTTCCCTTCATCATTTTTCTGGTATTCAGATCCTAACGGTCATGTATACCAGAGTGTAGTCTCTGTACAGGGCCTGGCGGTTGAAGAGGGAGCTCAGGCTCTTCCTCTGCCCCGTAGCCTGCTGCTGGGTCTTCCTGTTGGCGACGGCTTGCTGGAGGCAGCATCAGCCATGGTCCTGGATGAAGCCCACGTAGCTGTTGTGGGAGTTCCACACCCCTCAGCTGGAGCTGGTAAAGGTAAATGCCGATTAATTAGAGCACCCCAAATAATATTTGGTTGGTTTTCACTCCTCtaaaagtgtcattttatgcATCACAGATCTTATTAAAGTCAGtctgacatttatttaaaagctTTCAGTAAGCCCTGCTTAGTGAGTCAGCATGCACACAGGAGCTGTGTCCCAAAGGTCTGAATAGGAAACGTTCACTCCAGAATACTGGTGAAATGTAGGTCAATATTGTCGAACCTGCCTGTCTCTTCATCTTGATTTGTGAGTTAGAGAAATGCATTATTTGCACTGTGCACATATTGTATTTACTAAACAATGCAATGAAAGCACAACCCTGCCTGGTCAGtcttaactttatttttaactggAAAAATTAACACCCAGTAGTGACAATGGGGTAAGCAGGCATCACTTTATACAAGGATCATGTGTTACGATTCATAGACTggcctgtttattttatgttgtggCAAAGTTGCAGAGAATttgttctgaaaataaaaagaatttatACCTTCAAATTATTACCACTTAAATGAATACTAGGGAAACATTTGCCTAGCCTTTAGCTGCGTTAATTTTGACACGTGAACCTTATTTTCTGGATAAATGTATCAGAGGGATAGTACGAAGATGTGCATCTGACTTGGGTGCAATGCTTGTTGTAAATGTCTGTTTCCTgactgtttctctctgtctttgatATTTCAGACTTCCTTTGCATCTGGAATACCAATTTTCAGACACTTCAAGCAGGAAAAGAAATGGCGGGTAAAATCTATGGACAGGTAGGAATGTGTTGTGTATTTAAGGCAAATAAATCACAAagcttttgacattttaatggctgattttattcaAGCTAGGCCAGCAGGTGGGTCTTGGAGCTCATACATGTGTACATGAGCTCCTGTTGCTGGCTTTAGAAGTCGACATAAACTACCTATTATTCACTCAGGATTGCctcattgttattattagtgCAGGCCAAGGTTCCCTGTCCTTCCAGCTGCTGGGTGCTGATGGAGGACTGTATGACTTTGGTAGAAAATTGTGTCTGCTCTCCACTGTGATGGGCTCATTGTCCCTTCTCACAACTTAATAGCAGCTTACAATCCTTAAAGTGGTGCATGAATAGGCTAGTTGGGAATTATATATCAACTGTATTCAATTATGCACTCGCACCATTAACGatgttttgtattgattttcttttctctctgataTAGCTCTGGAGCTTTTCCAACAAATTATTTATTCCACATGGGAAAACCCTCTCTATAATACCATTTGAGTGCCCCAAATCCTCTCTTGCCTCTGCGCTGGGAAAACTACGGCAGGCCAAGACTGAAggtgagctaaaaaaaaataataaaacaaaacaatgtaatAACAATGTAATACCTTTGTGCAACAGTATAAATGACGTGCATGAAAAAAAGCCTTTGTTGCATTACTAGACTGATATAGCAGAAGTGATTAATACATAAATTATATACtatatatttacttatttatttccCATGACTGATACACAATTCTACACAGCATGATTCTTGTGATTTCTCAGCACATTGTGTTTCTTTACCTACCACAGAGTCCAAAGCTCCAGCTTCTGTGCCTTCGTGGAATAACATTCTGCACGGAGAGAAAGCTCAGCCATCTAGAACAGTGGAGACCAGGAAGACGGTATGTGGGGTaattgttttaaaagaaaaataagacaaataattTATTAAGATACAGTGAGTCCAGTTTTTGTTGAATGAACTGCATCAGTCCCACACACTGTTGCCTTGGCTCGCTtacagtttttcccagaacagtatataaaaaatatataatcatTCCACTAATAAGGTACTAGCTTAATATAAAATTCTGATTTACAGTAGGTGCTTCCTGAAATGTCAGTGTCATTCACAGAATGTACAGAACGATATAATATGGCAATGAGGAAATTCCCATATTACTTAATtgagttttaaaggtttgtatCTCAAAACACATTTCCCCTAAACCTTTACAATTTCTGATTAAACCTGCAACTTTTGCAAATCATCAACTTATggttttttcataattttgtcaAGTAGCACATGGCTTTGAATATAGTGCCACATGAAGACTGCAGGTTCGGTGATTCCTCTGTTAGCAGTGCTGTGTGGTATATCCTGAATTAGagtctcatctttttttttccatccagaGAACAACACGTAAGACCCAGTCAACCCCTAGTGTAACTATTGACCAAGTACTGGATCTCATCAAGGTAAAATGTGATTATCATGGCTCTCtagaaaaatgctaaatcagCGTGCTTCCATTTAACAGacctaacaaaaaaaatattttcctcacACAGACGGCGCCAGTAGAAGAGGTCCAGAAAGAGGTGGAGGGGTTCCTGTCCAGGGCAGACCTCCAGGACCTGCAGCCTTCGGTGGGACAGCTAGCATCGACCCTCATGTCCCGGAGCCTGAATGATCCAGCTTTCTACTCCCCAAGCACGTTAGCACAGCTCGTGCACACTCAGTGTCTCTGTCACAGGTCAGTAAGGCACCAGAATCCGGATGATCGTTCTCCTTTAAATGAGgaatttaaagataaaaatgtttacTCAGAAAACAGTTCAGTTGGTGTTCCAGCTGTGGAAAGTATTTCTGTACTTTTCTACTCTTTTGAACAGACTCCTACACACTCTCTCTCTAAGTTGCAAAAATGCCTGATGAAAGTCTAGTGCTGAAATGTTGCAGTAATATATTTATGATTGTAAGTTAAACAGTGTGCAGGAATCCGTTTTTGTACCTGTTGGATGTGCTGGTTCTTCTGCAACGCACCTGCCTCATGTAATAAACGTGTTCCCTTGGGTTTAAACACTCTTATAAACACCAGGACTTGCACTTGAATTAAGTTCTTATTCTTAAGATTATGCATAAGACATACACTGATTGACCCAACCTGTATCTCTATAAACTATAGGAGTAATTAAACCAGTGTTATTTCTATTGAATGTAACAATTTACCATTCTCACCTTTAACAGTGTGTGTCCAGATCTTGTGCTGCTGGCTCTTGAGAAGAAAGACTACTTCCTGTGTCAGCTCTGCCTGCAGTTCTTTCCTGACATCCCAGAAGCTGTCACTTGTGCCTGTCTCAAGGCATTTATCAGGTAAAATGGATGACTGCTATGAACACAACTACTACAATAAACACCAAATTGGGCTTTAATTGATTTCTCTGCCACTATGTGATATAGATACTAGCACAGAGGTGcagtaaaactatttaaaactCTACACATAGCGGTTTCAAACTGTTAATCTACATTTTTAGTTTGATAGAATTCATCTGATATTGCGTATTCAGTTAAATCAATGTAGTGTAGTGATTTAATAAA from Amphiprion ocellaris isolate individual 3 ecotype Okinawa chromosome 4, ASM2253959v1, whole genome shotgun sequence includes the following:
- the nol11 gene encoding LOW QUALITY PROTEIN: nucleolar protein 11-like (The sequence of the model RefSeq protein was modified relative to this genomic sequence to represent the inferred CDS: inserted 2 bases in 1 codon); translation: MAALYEGYTLCGLVPDQNLSSSGIQGIEEERDSDHVVVTDSTRSVTLYKVSDQKLLGSWTVKQGQTLTCSAVFNSQTKEYVVVSDNKVIRIWKEEDILLDKAFKATVSSDIWMVHCVRGGEXPVVLFKRGAVRLLDSLLAAPQQPIEEVLNQEETIRWSTTIVAETQQFVIFTTEQKGDHFLYLQRLNPNTLQRYRLEREEPGVSSLSFSASYRDKHIHLLYLYPNGHVYQSVVSVQGLAVEEGAQALPLPRSLLLGLPVGDGLLEAASAMVLDEAHVAVVGVPHPSAGAGKDFLCIWNTNFQTLQAGKEMAGKIYGQLWSFSNKLFIPHGKTLSIIPFECPKSSLASALGKLRQAKTEESKAPASVPSWNNILHGEKAQPSRTVETRKTRTTRKTQSTPSVTIDQVLDLIKTAPVEEVQKEVEGFLSRADLQDLQPSVGQLASTLMSRSLNDPAFYSPSTLAQLVHTQCLCHSVCPDLVLLALEKKDYFLCQLCLQFFPDIPEAVTCACLKAFISVPDVDAEKVRLEPDSISFMETLISRDRGQVGVQNGFSPTSCEEDCSDDVSGHQTRTEAKEKTSAPPEQICPVGLHKAVLLNEILQTAYSDTFLLPHLKDLSSQHVVLFLQYLQFLYLKYSQDDSLQMHGCRSPSLAQVMDWVCLLLDAHFTVLVMTPEAKGLLLNLHSFVRSQVRLVSELGKIESSLQELKKMKVKKDVGQYSIEVIELF